ATTTTATCAATGCAAGTTCGGGGACATCGGAAATGGCTGCCGGGCGTATGGTAAACCGCTCCGGTTGTGGATGTGAGGAAACCCCGTGGGGCTTGTAATCGGAAAAATTGCTCATTATCAAGGACCTGACCCTTTCTGGAATTTCATCATGTCACATGGTGAGAATTCGGAGATTCCGATTTGGAAGAATTCATTCCTCCTGAGTTGACAGGACGGAGTTCCTCACTGCTGTGCTGCCTTCATGCTTTTCTCATTGATGATTGTATGTGTGCCCGGGCTGGTGATTTTCTCCGGAACGAGCATATTATCTGGTGTCAGCAATAAGGAGTTTTTCCGCTGCTTCCAGGAACTCCTGGCCATGGTCTATGGCTTCCTGAGGCTTTTCCATGGTAACTGAGTGCAGACCCCCGTAATCACCTGCATTGCGAAGTTCCAGGGCTTCTATAATATACCTATGAAGAGAGCCTGAAATCTTGCCTGTCCGTGTGAAATGCTGGCCAAATGCGGCAATGACTGCAGAATGCTTTGAGAAGGAAAGTTTTTCTCCCTCAAGAAGGGCCTCGGCAACATAGAACATGGTATAATAGGCGCGTGAGGCAGCATAATCAGCATATCCTTCCTTGAGCAGCAACCTTGCGGCGGCCAGGCTCTCCTCTGCTTTTCTGAGCAATTCAGCCTGATCTTCTGTCATAACGTTATTCCTTCTTTTCTGATATTGCGAAGCAGGGGTCCATTGCGGTGGTGAAATCTGTCCCGGTCCATAAAGACGCAGCTGATGACATGTTCAGACAGAAGCGAAAGCCGCGATACAATCTCCCCGGTTCGGGTGACTTCCTCGGAAGGAGATACTGTTCCATCCAGCACGACCAGAATGTTGATATCAGAGCCCGATTCTTCATCACCGCGCGCCCTCGAGCCATAGAGTATCATGTGGGTCATTCGCTCTCCATAGAGATCTCTGAAGCTTTTCTTGAGCTCCTTGAGAACAGGGTCAATCGTGCTGTCCATCAGGCTTCCTTTCTTCAATATCTTATTCTCATTCTAGCAGAGTAGAGCATAGGCAGTCAATTTTTCATGTGGTTGTTAATAAACAAGAATTTTGTAGAAATACAATGTTTTTATATTGACACAAATGATTTCGAGAACTTTGTCACAGGGTAAATGAAGGGGTACATTAACGGCACCTGGTGAGAGGTCGGAGCACTCCGACGAAAAAACGTCGTCTTTATCGTGATATTACGGCGTCGTTTGTTTGTGTTGGCTTGGTGGCCGATGTTACTACTATTTTCCAGACGTCTGGCCTGTATAATTTTTGCGGAAGCAGGGAGCCAGGTTCCTCCTCTTGCAGGAGGAGTGCGCATTCTTTCGGAGAACGTATTGGCAATGAGATGCAAATAAAGACATCACGATCACTCCATATAGCCTCTCTCTGCCATACTTCCCTGCCAGGTGTCTTTATTTTTACCGGACCACTGATCCTGCTATTGCAATGATGTTTTCATGCCATTATCGAGATTCTGTGGTCTTACCTCTTATAGAGTATGATGCTTAAGGATCAGGAGGAGTGAATCAATGAAAAACTTCGTATTCATAGCGGTTCTCATCGTGGTGCTGATGACCGGACAGGCGTGGTCGGCAGGCCCGATGGGGCATTTCCTGCTCAGCCAGGAAACCATCAATGGCATTCGGAACGGCTCTATACCCGCACCGCCCGAACTCAAGGCCGCTCTGGAACATCCGGAGGCACAAAAGGCTTTTGCGGGCGGTTCGGTCGGTCCGGACATCTGCGAGGAAACAAAAGCAAGCCACTACAGGAACACCTCGGATTTGGCAAACCAGATGATTGCGGATGCGAGGGCAAACCTGAAGGCCGCCGCCGCGGAGAAGAACCAGAATAAGTTCTCCCAGGCGCAGAGGGAACTTGCTTTTGCCTACGGATGGCTTTCCCACTGCGGCACGGATCTCAACATCCACCCGTATGTGAACGGCGTGGCAGGCGACACCTACCGCTATAACAATCCCGGGCAGAAGGCGATTCACGCCGCCCAGGAATCGCAGTTCACGGCCTATCTGAGGTCGATCAATAGCGCGAAATACGACACCTCCATACCCTACGAGTTTCTCTCCCGGCACACCGGGATTTCCGTCATAAACCTCAGAGAAGACAATAAGAAGATCATCATCAAGACAATGGCAGAAATCAAAGCGGCAGGCCTGGTAACGCTGACCGATAAGATGAAATCTATCTGGGGAAAGATCCGTGAAGCCTCGCTCGCCGACACCGCAGGCTTCATCGAGAACCCTAAATCGATGGGCAACTGGGACCTCGATTGCGGCAAGATCACGACGGAGGAGTTCGAGAAGCTTAGAGATCTGGCGATCAAGGCGAATGGCGGGCAACTGCCGCCGAACTGGGGCAGGCAGTACATGGAATGGTATGGCCAGACCAGGAACCTCAGCGCCGATCAGAAGTTGTCCGCGCTCAAATCGCTGGTTGGAGTGAGTTCAAACCTGGGTGGTAAAACAGAAACCACGGGCAGTACCACCCCGCAGCCACTGACCTGCTCGATAGATGGTCCATTAGTGGCCGAGGTCGGAGATGAAAGCATTTATGAAGCAGTGGTGAACGGGGGAACGGGGTCCTTCAGCGTTGAGTGGTATCTTAACGGAAAAAACACCGCAGCTGACGGCAAAAAAATATCAATCACCTGGGTAAAACCGGGCGACAGCCTTGTAAAAACAATCATTACGGATAAGAAGACAAGAGTGAAGCGCGAACGGAGTGTGACGGTAACAGTAAAGCCCGGGCCGCTCTCCATAAAGCTCGATGGGCCTCAAAAAGCCAGGGTGGGGGAGAAATCGAGCTACTCGGTCTCCATAAAGGGAGGGGCAGAGCCTTACACCATACAATGGACTTTAGAAGGCGTGAGGCAGGAAACGGCAAGCACCACTGTAGCCTCGACCTGGGTAAAGCCGGGAAACCAGGTGCTTGAAGTGACCGTGACAGATCAGGGAAAAACCTCAAAGAAGGACAGGATTTCGATAGATGTGGCAGGGGATAAGTTCGACGCTGCAGTTTCCGGCCCTGCAACTGCAAGCGTGGGAGAAACATCGACATTCAGCGTGGCGGCGAAGGGGGGGGTGCCTCCTTACACATACCAGTGGAACCTT
This window of the Candidatus Eremiobacterota bacterium genome carries:
- a CDS encoding HEPN domain-containing protein, whose protein sequence is MTEDQAELLRKAEESLAAARLLLKEGYADYAASRAYYTMFYVAEALLEGEKLSFSKHSAVIAAFGQHFTRTGKISGSLHRYIIEALELRNAGDYGGLHSVTMEKPQEAIDHGQEFLEAAEKLLIADTR
- a CDS encoding nucleotidyltransferase domain-containing protein translates to MDSTIDPVLKELKKSFRDLYGERMTHMILYGSRARGDEESGSDINILVVLDGTVSPSEEVTRTGEIVSRLSLLSEHVISCVFMDRDRFHHRNGPLLRNIRKEGITL
- a CDS encoding zinc dependent phospholipase C family protein; protein product: MKNFVFIAVLIVVLMTGQAWSAGPMGHFLLSQETINGIRNGSIPAPPELKAALEHPEAQKAFAGGSVGPDICEETKASHYRNTSDLANQMIADARANLKAAAAEKNQNKFSQAQRELAFAYGWLSHCGTDLNIHPYVNGVAGDTYRYNNPGQKAIHAAQESQFTAYLRSINSAKYDTSIPYEFLSRHTGISVINLREDNKKIIIKTMAEIKAAGLVTLTDKMKSIWGKIREASLADTAGFIENPKSMGNWDLDCGKITTEEFEKLRDLAIKANGGQLPPNWGRQYMEWYGQTRNLSADQKLSALKSLVGVSSNLGGKTETTGSTTPQPLTCSIDGPLVAEVGDESIYEAVVNGGTGSFSVEWYLNGKNTAADGKKISITWVKPGDSLVKTIITDKKTRVKRERSVTVTVKPGPLSIKLDGPQKARVGEKSSYSVSIKGGAEPYTIQWTLEGVRQETASTTVASTWVKPGNQVLEVTVTDQGKTSKKDRISIDVAGDKFDAAVSGPATASVGETSTFSVAAKGGVPPYTYQWNLNGTNTNRTESAITLTWQDPGTVTWQNPGTARLDIKVSDQAGASKTFNRTISINPSGGSVAPPVQTAAPAQPPQEIWHINANGHGGTIDFQKATVHFGSEGLEKITDIVFDPGSGRVAFTRPDKRQQFTGTISGNKMQGTFTSDGSSYQWEASRR